The Sinorhizobium fredii genome contains the following window.
CGAAGAGTTCAAGGCCGACAAGCTCTGGTACGAACACCGCCTGATCGACGACATGGTCGCCTCGGCGCTCAAGTGGTCCGGCGGCTACGTCTGGGCCTGCAAGAACTATGACGGCGACGTGCAGTCGGACATCGTCGCCCAGGGCTTCGGCTCGCTCGGCCTGATGACCTCGGTGCTGATGACCCCGGACGGCAAGACGGTCGAAGCGGAAGCCGCGCACGGCACGGTGACCCGCCACTACCGCCAGCATCAGAAGGGCGAGGAAACCTCGACCAACTCGATCGCCTCGATCTTCGCCTGGACCCGCGGTCTGGCGCACCGCGCCAAGCTCGACGGCAATGCCGAACTGGCGAAGTTCTCCGAGACGCTGGAGCACATCTGCGTCGAGACTGTCGAGGCCGGCTTCATGACCAAGGACCTGGCGCTGCTGATCGGTCCCGACCAGCCGTGGCTCTCGACCACCGGCTTCCTCGACAAGATCGACGAGAACCTCAGGAAGGCAATGGCCGCTTAAGCGGCCAGCCCGACAGCCACAACTGCGAAACCCGGCCTGTGCCGGGTTTCTTGTTTGAAGCGCCGAAGTAAAAACGAGACCGCGTCACTTGAGCGGCAGATAGATTTCCGTAAGCAGCTCGGTCGGGGCCACTTCGCGCGGGTTGTTCAGATACTTCTCGAACATGACGCTGTCGCGGATCTCGCGGCCGGAATTCGGCAGCCAGGTCCCATAGAGCCATTGATAGGCCCTCGGCATGTCGGCATAGGGCCCCCTGTGCCGCAGCACGGCATAGTTCCCGCCGTCGATCCTTTGCGGCGTAAGTGGCGCTTCGGCCGGTCCCTCGTCGTTGATCGTCACGCAGGCGAAGGATCGGAGCTTGTCGGTCTCCACCAGTTCCGGGTCATCCAGGTAAATTCCGATCATCTCCATCTCCGACCGAAGGAGGCCGCGCGCGAAAAGGGTAGCGTAAAGCGTTTCGAAGGCCTCGCCGATACCCATATAGGAACCGGAATGGGCGACACCGGCCAGGGTCAGAGGCTCTATGGTCCTCAAGTCAACATCGTACATGACAGCATTTCCTTCCATGGAAGCGGTTTCAAACACCTTGTGGCTCCCCTCCTTCCTGTAGCGCGCCGGCGGAAGACCATAGACGGCCCTGAAGGTGCGGTTGAAGGATTGAACATTCGGGTAGCCAGAGCGTCGCGCGATCGCTTCGACTGAAAGACCGGTCTGGACAAGTTCTGCCGCTGCCCGTTGCAGCCGCAATCGCTTGACGGTCGCCGCCAAGGTTTCGCCATGCACCGCCCTGTAGATGCGGTGCCAATGGTGCGGCGAAAGACAGGCGATCTCCGACAGCCGGTCGAGATTCAGCTCTTCATCGAGATGCCCGTAGATATAGGCCGAGACGTGGTGAAGCCGCCTCTCATATGTCGCCCATGCACCGCCCGCCATATCGAACCTTTCGCGCTTCGCTCGACCACGTTCAAACCACAGATCGAATTGACGAATCCTGCTGACCTGAATGCTGCCCGCTCAGCTTGTGCGGCATGGCGACTCAGATAGGCTGAGAATGCCCGGCACGTACCATCCAGCAAACGTGGCGCATCTCGAAAGTTTCGCCGATGCCCGATTCTCTTATCCCAAAAACTGTCAGCGTGATCGCCGAGGGATACGGCCGCGCCAGGCTGAAAGCGGACGCTTTGGCCGGCCTGACCGTCTCCATCGTCGCCCTACCGCTTTCAATGGCCATTGCGATCGCCTCCGGCGTAACACCCGATCGCGGGCTCTATACCGCAATCGTCGGCGGATTTCTCGTTTCGCTCCTCGGCGGCAGCCGGGTCCAGATTGGCGGTCCGGCCGGTGCCTTCATCGTTCTCGTCGCTGCGACCGGCGCCCGGCATGGTATCGACGGCCTGTTGCTTGCGACTGCGATGGCCGGCCTCATGCTCGTTGCGGCCGGCTACTTGCGCCTCGGACAGTACATCAAGTTCATCCCCTACCCCGTCACGGTCGGCTTCACGGCCGGGATTGCTGTGATCATCTTTGCCAGCCAGTTGCGCGACCTTTTCGGGCTGACGTTACCAGGCAGCGAACCGGGGCCGATTGTTGAAAAGATCGCGGCACTCGCTCGGTCCGCCGATACGGTCAATCGGGCCGCGGTGCTGACCGCCACCCTGACCGTCGGCATCATTCTCGCGCTGCGCCGGTTGCGGCCGCATTGGCCCGGAATGCTCATCGCCATCGGCGCCGCATCGGTCCTCGTCGCCGTCCTGCACCTGCCGACGGACACGATCGGCACTCGCTTCGGCGGTATTCCGCGCGGACTGCCGCTTCCGACCTTGCCGCCTTTCTCCCTTGAGAAAGCCGTTGCGGTGTTCCCGGATGCGGTCTCGTTGGCTCTTCTCGGCGCGATCGAGTCACTGCTTTCGGCCGTTGTCGCTGATGGCATGACGGGACGCAGACATCGATCCAGCATGGAGTTGATTGCCCAGGGGATAGCCAATCTGTGTTCGGCGCTCTTCGGCGGCATCTGCGTCACCGGCACCATTGCCCGCACCGCAACCAATGTTCGCGCCGGAGGCACTAGCCCCGTTTCCGGCATGCTGCATTCAGTCTTTCTCCTTCTCTTCATGCTGCTTGCCGCACCGCTAGCAAGCTATATCCCGCTCGCTTCCCTCGCTGGCGTGCTTGCCGTCGTCGCCTGGAACATGATCGAAAAGCCGGCCTTCATGGCGCTCTTGCGGTCGTCCTACGGTGATGCTGTCGTGCTGCTGGCCACCTTTTTCATCGTTGTCTTTCGCGAACTGACAGAGGGGATAGTGATCGGTGTGGCGCTCGGCGCCCTCCTGTTCATCAATCGAATGGCGAAAGGCATCTCAGTCGGTGAAATGAAGCCGCTTGAGCTGCTGCAATCGGGAAATCGCGACGAAGAGCACCCGGTCATTGGCGATGATCCGGAAACGGTGATCTATCGGATTGCAGGCATCTTCTTCTTCGGCTCGGCAGCCACCGTTGCAGCGGTGCTCGATCGGATCGCCGATCAGCGCCGAAACTTCATTCTCGACTGCTCCGAAGTCCCCTTCATGGATTCGACCGCCGCCAACATCATCGAAGGGACGTTGCGCAAGGCGGAGAGGCTCGGCGTGCGCTTCATCATCGTTGGCGCCAATACGCAGGTTCGCCGCGCCCTCTATCAACACCACGTGCGTCCACCGCGTGTCTTGATGCGCGGCTCGATCCCGGCGGCGCTCGAGACCATCCGCGGCGAAAAGAGCGCATGAAAAAGGGCGTGCAGCGCCCTTTTCTCCGTCTTTCCGCACCAGCGCCGTTCAACCGGCGAGCGCGACGGCGACCGCCTCGATCGCCTCGGCGGCGCGTCCGCCGTCCGGGCCGCCCGCCTGGGCCATGTCCGGCCGCCCACCGCCACCCTTGCCGCCGAGCGCAGCCGAGGCGACGCGCACCAGATCGATGGCGCTAACTTTGGACGTCAGGTCGTCGGTGACGGCCACGACCGCACTCGCCTTGCCGTCACCCGAGACGCCGACGAAGGCGACGACGCCGGAACCGAGCGTCTTCTTGCCATCGTCGGCAAGGCTTTTCAGATCCTTCGGCTCGACGCCGGAAATGACCTTGCCGAGGAAGCGGACGCCGCCGATCTCGCGGGCCGCGTCGCCCGAGCCGTTCTGGCCGTCACCGACGAGGGCGAGCTTCTTCTTCGCCTCGGTGAGTTCGCGTTCAAGCTTGCGCCGCTCGTCGAGCAGCGCCTCGACCCGCCCGAGGACGTCCGCGGGCTGGACCTTCAGGGCCGATGCCAGCGTCTTGACGCGCTCATCCTGTTCGTTGAGGTAGGCTCGCGCGGCTTCGCCGGTCAGCGCCTCGATACGGCGCACGCCGGCGCCGACGGCACTTTCCGAGACAACGCGCACAAGGCCGATGTCGCCGGTTGCGGAGACGTGCGTGCCGCCGCAGAGCTCGACCGAATAGGGTTTTCCGGCCTTCGAGCCGCGAATGCCCTGGCCCATCGACACGACTCGGACCTCGTCCCCGTATTTTTCGCCGAAGAGCGCCATGGCACCCTCGGCGATGGCATCGTCGACGCTCATTAGCCTCGTGGTCACC
Protein-coding sequences here:
- a CDS encoding AraC family transcriptional regulator; this encodes MAGGAWATYERRLHHVSAYIYGHLDEELNLDRLSEIACLSPHHWHRIYRAVHGETLAATVKRLRLQRAAAELVQTGLSVEAIARRSGYPNVQSFNRTFRAVYGLPPARYRKEGSHKVFETASMEGNAVMYDVDLRTIEPLTLAGVAHSGSYMGIGEAFETLYATLFARGLLRSEMEMIGIYLDDPELVETDKLRSFACVTINDEGPAEAPLTPQRIDGGNYAVLRHRGPYADMPRAYQWLYGTWLPNSGREIRDSVMFEKYLNNPREVAPTELLTEIYLPLK
- a CDS encoding SulP family inorganic anion transporter, with amino-acid sequence MPDSLIPKTVSVIAEGYGRARLKADALAGLTVSIVALPLSMAIAIASGVTPDRGLYTAIVGGFLVSLLGGSRVQIGGPAGAFIVLVAATGARHGIDGLLLATAMAGLMLVAAGYLRLGQYIKFIPYPVTVGFTAGIAVIIFASQLRDLFGLTLPGSEPGPIVEKIAALARSADTVNRAAVLTATLTVGIILALRRLRPHWPGMLIAIGAASVLVAVLHLPTDTIGTRFGGIPRGLPLPTLPPFSLEKAVAVFPDAVSLALLGAIESLLSAVVADGMTGRRHRSSMELIAQGIANLCSALFGGICVTGTIARTATNVRAGGTSPVSGMLHSVFLLLFMLLAAPLASYIPLASLAGVLAVVAWNMIEKPAFMALLRSSYGDAVVLLATFFIVVFRELTEGIVIGVALGALLFINRMAKGISVGEMKPLELLQSGNRDEEHPVIGDDPETVIYRIAGIFFFGSAATVAAVLDRIADQRRNFILDCSEVPFMDSTAANIIEGTLRKAERLGVRFIIVGANTQVRRALYQHHVRPPRVLMRGSIPAALETIRGEKSA